One region of Quercus lobata isolate SW786 chromosome 2, ValleyOak3.0 Primary Assembly, whole genome shotgun sequence genomic DNA includes:
- the LOC115974477 gene encoding endoglucanase 10 — protein MGEKSRSRGWCGWIIVLIVLAVVVAAVVLTIKKKSNHSNEAAPVPGPPGAPVKKYGDALQIAMQFFDVQKSGELVDNKITWRGDSALKDGSEENLDLSKGMYDAGDHMKFGFPLAYTATMLSWAILEYGDQMDTVKQLEPAKDSLKWITDYLINAHPSANVLYVQVGDPESDHKCWERPEVMTEKRPLTQVNTSSPGTDVAAETAAAMASASLVFKKIDSKYSSTLLTHAKQLFTFADKYRGSYSESIPDVQTYYNSTGYGDELLWAASWLYHATKDQMYLQYVTEQNGKSYAKWGSPTWFSWDNKLAGTQVLLSRIIFFDTKGLSDSSQSGIQMYRMTAEAVMCGLLSDSPTATSSRTDGGLIWVSEWNALQHPVASAFLAALYSDYMLTSRTGHLKCDSNSFSPADLRKFAQSQADYVLGSNPLEMSFLVGYGDKYPKYVHHRGASIPANAKTGCTDGFKWLNSTDPNPNVAIGGLVGGPFKNETYIDSRNNSMQGEPTTYNGALIVGLLSSLVTTSSAVQSFY, from the exons atgggagagAAATCGAGGTCTAGAGGATGGTGTGGTTGGATCATTGTTCTGATAGTACTGGCTGTGGTTGTTGCTGCGGTTGTGCTCACAATAAAGAAGAAATCGAATCACTCCAATGAGGCTGCTCCGGTGCCTGGTCCTCCCGGAGCTCCTGTTAAGAAATACGGTGATGCTCTCCAAATCGCTATGCAATTCTTCGACGTTCAAAAAT CCGGTGAGTTGGTAGATAACAAGATAACTTGGAGAGGGGATTCGGCTCTAAAAGATGGAAGCGAAGAAAATTTAGATCTGTCAAAAGGAATGTACGATGCTGGGGATCACATGAAGTTTGGTTTTCCGTTGGCCTACACTGCCACCATGTTGTCTTGGGCCATCCTTGAGTATGGAGATCAGATGGATACAGTGAAGCAGTTGGAACCAGCTAAAGACTCACTCAAGTGGATCACCGACTACCTAATCAATGCTCATCCTTCAGCAAATGTTCTCTACGTTCAG GTGGGTGATCCTGAATCGGATCATAAATGTTGGGAGAGGCCTGAAGTAATGACTGAGAAGAGGCCACTCACCCAGGTCAACACATCTTCTCCAGGAACTGATGTTGCAGCTGAAACTGCAGCAGCTATGGCTTCAGCATCTCTGGTGTTTAAGAAAATTGACTCCAAATATTCAAGCACGCTCCTTACACATGCTAAACAACTGTTTACTTTTGCTGACAAATATAGAGGTTCTTATAGTGAGAGCATCCCAGATGTCCAAACCTACTACAATTCAACAGGATATGGAGATGAGCTCTTATGGGCAGCTAGTTGGCTCTATCATGCTACAAAGGATCAAATGTACCTTCAGTATGTGACTGAACAAAATGGAAAATCCTATGCTAAATGGGGAAGTCCAACGTGGTTTAGTTGGGATAACAAGCTTGCAGGAAcacag GTTTTGCTGTCCAGAATAATCTTCTTTGACACCAAAGGCCTCTCAGACTCTAGCCAATCTGGTATTCAAATGTACAGAATGACAGCTGAGGCTGTCATGTGCGGTCTCCTATCAGATTCTCCAACAGCCACAAGCAGCAGAACCGATG GTGGTCTTATATGGGTCAGTGAGTGGAACGCTCTGCAGCATCCTGTGGCTTCTGCATTCTTAGCTGCCCTTTACAGTGATTACATGCTTACAAGCCGGACTGGACATCTCAAATGTGATTCAAATTCCTTCTCCCCAGCAGATCTTCGGAAATTTGCCCAATCTCAG GCTGATTATGTCTTGGGTAGCAATCCTTTGGAAATGAGTTTCCTTGTGGGGTATGGTGATAAATACCCAAaatatgtgcaccataggggaGCTTCAATCCCGGCTAATGCAAAGACTGGCTGCACTGATGGCTTCAAGTGGCTTAATTCGACTGATCCCAATCCAAATGTAGCAATTGGAGGACTTGTTGGCGGGCCCTTCAAAAATGAAACTTACATCGACTCTCGGAACAACTCCATGCAAGGGGAGCCAACCACATATAACGGTGCTCTCATAGTTGGCCTCCTATCGAGTTTGGTCACCACGTCTTCAGCAGTTCAATCCTTCTATTAA
- the LOC115974478 gene encoding L10-interacting MYB domain-containing protein-like, whose translation MDSEVSHQPKLERSRTRWTPSLDKIFADLVVKHIQLGNRPNNVFDKKTWNLIREEFNNQTDLNFNNNQLRKHLDVLRTRFYNLKSALDQNNDFALDDSCCIGFDLWEDIGAQPRPEMVKVKDCPIYEQLCVIFTDSAAEGKYAQSSHYEELDKSAGIDNAGLNSCQDGGTPLSANPSSLKPAQGIMSSAERTMKNNVEKKRKRPSETHSSSGQSRKDQEINNAMAEAMFEMVAALKSRAVAKAPSDERFTITNCIRALDEIQGIDETLYFAALDLFEDPNLRETFISLKGNNIRLTWLQGKYGKTACS comes from the exons ATGGACAGTGAAGTGAGTCATCAGCCAAAGCTGGAACGTTCAAGGACAAGGTGGACACCATCCCTCGACAAGATATTTGCGGACTTGGTTGTTAAGCATATACAACTAGGGAACAGACCAAACAATGTTTTTGACAAGAAAACATGGAATCTCATTCGCGAAGAATTTAATAACCAAACTGATCTCAACTTCAATAACAATCAATTGAGGAAGCACCTGGATGTTCTGCGGACACGCTTCTATAATCTGAAATCAGCTCTTGATCAAAATAATGACTTTGCTTTGGATGATTCGTGTTGCATTGGGTTTGACCTGTGGGAAGATATTGGG GCACAGCCTAGGCCTGAAATGGTCAAAGTCAAGGACTGCCCAATATATGAGCAGCTATGTGTAATATTCACAGATTCGGCGGCTGAAGGGAAATATGCACAATCCAGTCACTATGAAGAGTTGGACAAGTCTGCTGGAATAGATAATGCAGGATTGAATTCATGTCAGGATGGTGGAACCCCACTTTCTGCAAACCCATCATCATTGAAACCTGCGCAAGGAATCATGTCATCAGCAGAAAGGACAATGAAGAATAATGTGGAGAAAAAAAGGAAGCGTCCATCTGAGACACACTCTTCTTCGGGTCAAAGCCGAAAGGATCAAGAAATAAATAATGCTATGGCGGAAGCCATGTTTGAAATGGTTGCTGCTTTGAAGTCTAGGGCAGTTGCAAAAGCACCTAGTGATGAGAGATTTACCATCACTAATTGCATTAGAGCACTGGACGAGATACAGGGCATTGATGAAACTCTCTATTTTGCTGCATTGGACCTCTTTGAGGACCCCAATTTAAGGGAAACATTCATCTCTCTGAAAGGCAACAACATCCGGTTGACATGGTTGCAAGGGAAGTATGGTAAAACAGCCTGCAGTTAG
- the LOC115974524 gene encoding probable diphthine methyl ester synthase yields the protein MLFIVGLGLGDEKDITLRGLEAVKKCEKVYIEAYTSLLSFGLSSDGLSTLEKLYGKPITLADREIVEEKADGILSEARESDVAFLVVGDPFGATTHSDLVVRAKKMDVEVKVVHNASVMNAIGVCGLQLYRYGETISIPFFTETWRPDSFYEKIKQNRLLGLHTLCLLDIRVKEPSLESLCRGRKQYEPPRYMTINTAIEQLLEVEQTQGGSAYNEDTDCVGFARLGSEDQMIVAGTMRQLQTIDFGAPLHCLVIVGKTHPVEEEMLDFYKLRGESLERIDGTI from the exons atgttatTCATAGTAGGCCTAGGACTGGGTGATGAGAAGGACATAACTCTGAGAGGATTAGAAGCTGTGAAGAAGTGCGAAAAGGTGTACATTGAGGCCTACACTTCTCTCCTCTCTTTCGGTCTTTCTTCCGATGGCCTTTCCACACTC GAAAAATTGTATGGGAAGCCAATTACGCTTGCAGATAGGGAAATTGTAGAGGAAAAAGCAGATGGTATTCTATCAGAGGCTCGTGAGTCTGACGTGGCTTTCCTTGTTGTTGGCGATCCTTTTGG GGCAACTACACACAGTGATCTTGTTGTGCGAGCAAAGAAAATGGACGTTGAAGTCAAGGTGGTGCACAATGCATCAGTGATGAATGCAATTGGTGTATGTGGCTTACAACTCTACCGCTATGGAGAGACCATTTCAATACCATTCTTTACTGAAACATGGAGACCCGATAGCTTTTACGAGAAGATTAAACAAAATCGCTTGCTTGGATTGCATACACTCTGCTTACTAG ATATACGGGTGAAGGAACCCTCACTGGAATCTTTGTGCAG AGGAAGAAAGCAGTATGAACCACCTAGATACATGACAATAAACACTGCCATTGAGCAGCTCCTGGAGGTCGAGCAAACACAAGGAGGATCTG CCTACAACGAAGACACCGATTGTGTTGGGTTTGCTCGGCTGGGAAGTGAGGATCAGATGATAGTTGCAGGTACAATGAGGCAACTACAGACGATTGATTTTGGAGCACCTCTGCATTGCCTTGTAATAGTAGGCAAGACCCATCCGGTGGAAGAAGAAATGTTGGACTTTTACAAACTTAGAGGAGAGAGTTTGGAACGGATTGATGGGACCATATGA
- the LOC115974480 gene encoding protein SPA, chloroplastic, with the protein MSLAPSLPRLHSPFLCCPLKLSSPTTSFFSYKSQRTQRSPVSYPCIRALDLDQNTVVAITVGVASVAIGIGIPVFYETQIDNASKRDNTQPCFPCNGTGAQKCRFCLGTGSVTVELGGDEKDVSRCINCEGAGSLTCTTCQGSGIQPRYLDRREFKDDD; encoded by the exons atgtcactagCACCTTCACTCCCTCGCTTGCACTCTCCATTTCTTTGTTGCCCTCTCAAGCTCTCTTCTCCTAccacttcttttttctcttacaAATCCCAAAGAACTCAACGGTCACCAGTGTCTTATCCATGCATTCGAGCTCTTGATCTTGATCAAAACACG GTGGTGGCAATAACTGTTGGGGTTGCTAGTGTTGCAATTGGGATAGGCATTCCTGTCTTCTATGAAACCCAAATTGATAATGCT TCAAAGCGAGATAACACTCAGCCATGCTTCCCTTGCAATGGCACTGGTGCAC AGAAATGCAGATTTTGCCTAGGAACTGGTTCAGTGACAGTAGAGCTTGGTGGGGATGAGAAGGACGTCTCTCGATGCATCAATTGTGAAGGTGCCGGTTCATTAACATGCACCACATGTCAAGGCAGTGGGATACAACCTCGATACCTTGATCGCAG AGAATTCAAGGATGATGACTGA